A single region of the Plantactinospora soyae genome encodes:
- a CDS encoding sugar ABC transporter substrate-binding protein, whose protein sequence is MARRFIRRATVAGIAAATLLTSAACGSGFDDDGAGDTQSSGPAALQIMIGSSGAAETTAVQAAAAGWASSSGNTATVTPAQDLVQQLGQALAGDTPPDVFYVDAGRFADYASVGALEPYGDRVAGADDFYPSLRTAFTHDGKLYCAPKDFSTLALQINTDLWAKAGLTDADVPTTWDQFTATARKLKAKGVTPLTLGDTRDRIGAFLAQSGGWLTSPDGKQATADSPENLQALQYVKSLLTEGLVRYPKQLDAGWSGEAFGKGQAAMTIEGNWIKGALQNDFPNIKYSVHPLPAGPKGKATLSFTNCWGIAAKSRFKEQAIKFVEAMTSVEQQMTFAKAFGVMPSRQAARDQYTQAYPADRAYIDGAEYAQGPVNAPKMDSVLADFDTGLQGLDRGDPKALLERVQKNTQAALGG, encoded by the coding sequence ATGGCACGACGATTCATCCGCCGGGCGACCGTGGCGGGCATCGCCGCCGCGACGCTGTTGACCTCCGCCGCCTGCGGTAGCGGCTTCGACGACGACGGCGCCGGGGACACCCAGAGCAGTGGACCGGCCGCGTTGCAGATCATGATCGGCTCCTCCGGTGCGGCCGAGACGACGGCGGTGCAGGCGGCCGCCGCCGGCTGGGCGAGCTCGTCCGGCAACACCGCGACGGTCACCCCGGCCCAGGACCTCGTCCAGCAGCTCGGCCAGGCGTTGGCCGGCGACACCCCGCCGGACGTCTTCTACGTCGACGCCGGCCGGTTCGCCGACTACGCCAGCGTGGGCGCGCTGGAGCCGTACGGGGACCGGGTCGCGGGCGCCGACGACTTCTACCCGAGCCTGCGGACGGCGTTCACCCACGACGGCAAGCTCTACTGCGCCCCCAAGGACTTCTCCACGCTGGCCCTCCAGATCAACACCGACCTCTGGGCCAAGGCCGGCCTGACCGACGCGGACGTCCCGACCACCTGGGACCAGTTCACCGCGACGGCCCGCAAGCTCAAGGCGAAGGGCGTCACCCCGCTCACGCTCGGCGACACCCGGGACCGGATCGGCGCGTTCCTCGCGCAGTCCGGCGGTTGGCTCACCAGCCCGGACGGCAAGCAGGCCACCGCGGACAGCCCGGAGAACCTCCAGGCCCTCCAGTACGTCAAGAGCCTGCTCACCGAGGGCCTGGTCCGGTACCCGAAGCAGTTGGACGCGGGCTGGTCCGGCGAGGCGTTCGGCAAGGGGCAGGCGGCGATGACCATCGAGGGCAACTGGATCAAGGGTGCCCTGCAGAACGACTTCCCGAACATCAAGTACTCCGTACACCCGCTGCCGGCCGGGCCGAAGGGCAAGGCGACGCTCTCCTTCACGAACTGCTGGGGCATTGCCGCGAAGAGCAGGTTCAAGGAGCAGGCGATCAAGTTCGTCGAGGCGATGACCTCGGTGGAGCAGCAGATGACCTTCGCCAAGGCGTTCGGCGTGATGCCCTCCCGGCAGGCCGCCCGGGACCAGTACACCCAGGCGTACCCGGCGGACCGGGCCTACATCGACGGCGCCGAGTACGCCCAGGGGCCGGTGAACGCTCCGAAGATGGACAGCGTGCTGGCCGACTTCGACACCGGCCTGCAGGGGCTGGACCGGGGCGACCCGAAGGCGCTGCTGGAGCGCGTACAGAAGAACACCCAGGCCGCGCTCGGCGGCTGA
- a CDS encoding glycosyltransferase 87 family protein has translation MAQGAVGRTRYQVLFVIALAVLVTGFLSVAAVRHGFFDLRVYYGALHHWVRADGEIYDWLMPDSKYGFTYPPFAALVMLPMAYLSWPAAMVISVTLTVLASALVIWWLVGPVARRAGWPRWFALAVAFCLAAAFEPMRETVNFGQVNMLMLFLVAADLLWLAAPATPWGRRLPQRYRRFAGVGIGLATAIKLTPGIFIVYLLVTRRWLAAAVASGTAAAATLVAAAVAPDASREFWTTALWDTDRVGSLSFISNQSWQGVVARLDPDHPSRLLWLVLVAATVAVWVWRVRATAAVGDEATGFALTAVVQGLVSPVTWVHHLVWLIPALILLVDNAYAAPAGSRRRRGLLGFAIFAYLILISRLVWIWQSRFDGLLGFLGSNFYVWISLALLLVLPVRGPGQLAEAGGVAEFGQPERRPSPRPLHFIGRPLTIGD, from the coding sequence GTGGCGCAGGGTGCCGTCGGGCGTACGCGGTACCAGGTGCTATTCGTGATCGCGCTCGCCGTGCTGGTGACCGGGTTCCTCTCCGTGGCGGCAGTCCGGCACGGCTTCTTCGACCTGCGGGTCTACTACGGCGCCCTGCACCACTGGGTACGCGCCGACGGGGAGATCTACGACTGGCTGATGCCGGACAGCAAGTACGGCTTCACCTATCCGCCGTTCGCGGCGCTGGTGATGCTGCCGATGGCGTACCTCTCCTGGCCGGCCGCGATGGTGATCAGCGTTACCCTCACGGTCCTGGCCAGCGCGCTGGTGATCTGGTGGCTGGTCGGTCCGGTGGCCCGCCGGGCGGGCTGGCCCCGGTGGTTCGCCCTGGCCGTGGCGTTCTGCCTGGCGGCGGCGTTCGAGCCGATGCGCGAGACGGTCAACTTCGGCCAGGTGAACATGCTGATGCTCTTCCTGGTCGCGGCCGACCTGCTCTGGCTGGCCGCCCCGGCGACCCCGTGGGGCCGGCGACTGCCGCAGCGCTACCGCCGTTTCGCGGGGGTGGGGATCGGGCTGGCAACCGCGATCAAACTGACTCCGGGGATCTTCATCGTCTACCTGCTGGTCACCCGGCGCTGGTTGGCGGCGGCGGTGGCCAGCGGCACCGCCGCGGCGGCAACCCTGGTCGCGGCGGCGGTGGCCCCGGACGCGTCCCGGGAGTTCTGGACGACCGCGCTCTGGGACACCGACCGGGTCGGCTCGCTGTCGTTCATCTCCAACCAGTCCTGGCAGGGCGTGGTGGCCCGGCTCGACCCCGACCATCCGAGCCGGCTGCTCTGGCTGGTGCTGGTGGCGGCGACGGTGGCGGTCTGGGTCTGGCGGGTCCGGGCCACGGCGGCGGTCGGGGACGAGGCGACCGGATTCGCGCTGACCGCGGTGGTGCAGGGCCTGGTCAGCCCGGTGACCTGGGTGCACCACCTGGTCTGGCTGATTCCGGCGCTTATCCTGCTGGTCGACAACGCCTACGCGGCGCCGGCCGGCAGTCGGCGTCGGCGTGGCCTGCTCGGCTTCGCGATCTTCGCCTACCTGATCCTGATCAGCCGGCTGGTCTGGATCTGGCAGAGCCGGTTCGACGGGCTCCTCGGCTTCCTCGGCAGCAACTTCTACGTCTGGATCAGCCTGGCGTTGCTACTGGTGCTGCCGGTCCGGGGGCCCGGCCAGCTGGCCGAGGCGGGCGGCGTAGCGGAGTTCGGTCAGCCCGAGCGGCGGCCGTCCCCCCGGCCGCTGCACTTCATAGGTCGACCGCTCACCATCGGCGACTAG
- a CDS encoding carbohydrate ABC transporter permease, whose protein sequence is MAVLTEPGPGAVGRSPSPEGRRRPRRNRGPGALATSFAGYAVLVFFALVFLYPFVIQLGNAFKTEPDAAANPLSPVPSVLDLSSVQRIFEGTDFPLWLGNSTLVTVVVTIGRVFFASLAGYALARLRFSGRRPVFAVVVAMMAVPPVVLLIPKFLVLNQLGLYNSYAALIVPLLVDATGVFVMKQFFESIPVSVEESARIDGAGTFRTFWSVVLPMARPALITVTIMSFQGSWNELPHSLVAVQDPALFTLPRGLADLVSGSLGKGNQYPLKLGAALLATIPVAIIFVVFQRYFVRGANEGADKG, encoded by the coding sequence ATGGCCGTACTGACCGAACCGGGGCCGGGTGCGGTGGGCCGGTCGCCGAGCCCGGAAGGCCGCCGCCGGCCGCGCCGGAACCGTGGGCCGGGCGCCCTGGCGACCAGCTTCGCCGGGTACGCCGTGCTGGTCTTCTTCGCGCTGGTGTTCCTCTATCCGTTCGTCATCCAACTCGGCAACGCCTTCAAGACCGAGCCGGACGCGGCGGCGAACCCGCTCTCCCCGGTGCCCTCGGTGCTGGACCTCAGCAGCGTGCAGCGGATCTTCGAGGGGACCGACTTTCCGCTCTGGCTGGGGAACTCGACCCTGGTCACCGTCGTGGTCACCATCGGCCGGGTCTTCTTCGCCTCGTTGGCCGGCTACGCCCTGGCCCGCCTGCGGTTCAGCGGCCGGCGTCCGGTCTTCGCGGTGGTCGTGGCGATGATGGCGGTGCCGCCCGTGGTGCTGCTGATCCCGAAGTTCCTGGTGCTCAACCAGCTCGGGCTCTACAACAGCTACGCCGCGCTGATCGTGCCGCTGCTGGTCGACGCGACCGGGGTGTTCGTGATGAAGCAGTTCTTCGAGTCGATCCCGGTCAGCGTCGAGGAGTCGGCCCGGATCGACGGCGCCGGCACGTTCCGGACGTTCTGGTCGGTGGTGCTGCCGATGGCCCGGCCGGCGCTGATCACGGTGACCATCATGTCGTTCCAGGGCTCGTGGAACGAACTTCCGCACAGCCTGGTCGCGGTCCAGGACCCCGCCCTGTTCACCCTGCCCCGAGGGCTGGCCGACCTGGTCAGCGGTTCGCTGGGCAAGGGCAACCAGTATCCGTTGAAGCTCGGCGCCGCGCTGTTGGCCACCATCCCGGTGGCGATCATCTTCGTGGTCTTCCAGCGCTACTTCGTCCGGGGCGCGAACGAGGGCGCAGACAAGGGCTGA
- a CDS encoding carbohydrate ABC transporter permease codes for MATDVLTGSDDPGRTAPAPTPRRTRRRGGIRSAEATAGWIFVVPVVVILGLFMLLPILMALWVSLTDWNGQGSPFTGKVPLVGLDNYTDLFTRDGLARQNFMTSIRNNLYYVAIVVPAQTVLALFLALVVNNRMLRGRSFFRTAFYFPSVTSSVAISVVFLFIFANSGAVNRLLELFGIDGPQWFADSRGVLHILFGAVGVDTPPASLTGDGPFGLPWWEWLSGPSVAMCSIIILVVWTTSGTFMLMFLAALQNVPESLEEAGRLDGATRWQRLRYLTLPSIRPTLFLVLALGVIGSWQVFDQIYVMSQGDPAKTTLTPAYLSYRTAFRDFEYGSGAAISFVLFLIIIVLTLGQRWLLRERDSGRRIRRPRRRGRETGRRS; via the coding sequence ATGGCGACCGACGTACTCACCGGATCGGATGACCCGGGCCGGACCGCGCCCGCCCCGACGCCCCGGCGTACCCGACGGCGGGGTGGGATCCGCAGCGCGGAGGCGACCGCCGGCTGGATCTTCGTCGTACCCGTGGTGGTGATCCTCGGGTTGTTCATGCTGCTGCCGATCCTGATGGCGCTCTGGGTGAGCCTGACCGACTGGAACGGTCAGGGCAGCCCGTTCACCGGCAAGGTGCCGCTGGTCGGCCTGGACAACTACACCGACCTGTTCACCCGGGACGGGTTGGCCCGGCAGAACTTCATGACCTCGATCCGGAACAACCTCTACTACGTCGCGATAGTGGTGCCGGCACAGACGGTGCTGGCGCTCTTCCTCGCGCTGGTGGTGAACAACCGGATGCTGCGCGGGCGGTCGTTCTTCCGGACGGCGTTCTACTTCCCGTCGGTCACCAGTTCGGTGGCGATCAGCGTGGTATTCCTCTTCATCTTCGCCAACTCCGGGGCGGTGAACCGGCTGCTCGAACTCTTCGGAATCGACGGTCCGCAGTGGTTCGCCGACTCGCGGGGCGTACTGCACATCCTGTTCGGTGCGGTCGGCGTGGACACCCCGCCGGCGTCGCTCACCGGCGACGGACCCTTTGGGCTGCCCTGGTGGGAGTGGCTCTCCGGACCCAGCGTGGCGATGTGCTCGATCATCATCCTGGTGGTCTGGACCACCTCCGGCACCTTCATGCTGATGTTCCTGGCGGCGTTGCAGAACGTGCCGGAGTCACTGGAGGAGGCCGGCCGGCTGGACGGCGCGACCCGGTGGCAGCGCCTGCGGTACCTCACCCTGCCGTCGATCCGGCCGACCCTGTTCCTGGTGCTGGCCCTGGGCGTGATCGGTAGCTGGCAGGTCTTCGACCAGATCTACGTGATGAGCCAGGGTGACCCGGCCAAGACCACGCTGACCCCGGCCTATCTCTCCTACCGGACCGCGTTCCGGGACTTCGAGTACGGCTCGGGCGCCGCCATCTCCTTCGTGCTGTTCCTGATCATCATCGTGCTGACCCTCGGGCAGCGGTGGCTGCTGCGGGAGCGCGATTCCGGGCGCCGGATCCGCCGTCCCCGGCGCCGGGGCCGCGAGACCGGACGGAGGTCCTGA
- a CDS encoding substrate-binding domain-containing protein encodes MTIATVARRARVSRQTVSNVLNAPHMVREETRERVREAITALGYRANQAARQMRTGRSRLIAVRIEPTRDGVNGSVLDRFLHGLTEAAEDSGYRVMLYTAADPGAEIDAYDSLLGAYDLDAFVLTGTDHGDARTAWLAERDVPFVTFGRPWDNPAETSSPHRAAVPAPHPWVDVDGADGVAQATRRLLDTGHRRIGFLGWPAGSAVGDDRRSGWFTTLRSAGLDPTGLDRAAPDGFTQGEAAARDLLAVAEPPTAIVCASDSLALGALQAVRAPGGWPIGTGGGPEVAITGFDDTPVAQAIGLTSVSQPLAPAAACCMDLLTDVLDGGRRGAADGRHRTDPSLDGGAVRTGGSPTGPGQVLLRPSLVVRQSG; translated from the coding sequence GTGACGATCGCGACAGTGGCCCGCCGGGCGCGGGTCAGTCGGCAGACCGTCTCCAATGTGCTGAACGCCCCGCACATGGTCCGGGAGGAGACCCGGGAACGGGTGCGGGAGGCGATCACCGCGCTCGGCTACCGGGCCAACCAGGCCGCCCGGCAGATGCGTACCGGCCGGTCCCGGTTGATCGCGGTACGGATCGAGCCGACCCGGGACGGGGTCAACGGCTCGGTACTCGACCGGTTCCTGCACGGGCTGACCGAGGCGGCCGAGGACTCCGGCTACCGGGTGATGCTGTACACCGCCGCCGACCCCGGTGCCGAGATCGACGCGTACGACAGCCTGCTCGGCGCGTACGACCTGGATGCCTTCGTGCTCACCGGCACCGACCACGGGGATGCCCGGACCGCCTGGCTGGCCGAGCGGGACGTGCCGTTCGTGACCTTCGGGCGCCCCTGGGACAACCCGGCGGAGACCTCGTCGCCACACCGGGCCGCCGTCCCGGCCCCGCATCCGTGGGTCGACGTCGACGGCGCCGACGGAGTCGCCCAGGCGACCCGACGACTGCTCGACACCGGCCATCGGCGGATCGGCTTCCTCGGCTGGCCGGCCGGCTCCGCCGTGGGCGACGACCGGCGCTCCGGCTGGTTCACCACCCTGCGGTCGGCCGGGCTCGACCCGACCGGCCTGGACCGGGCCGCCCCGGACGGGTTCACCCAGGGCGAGGCCGCCGCCCGGGACCTGCTCGCCGTGGCCGAGCCACCGACCGCGATCGTCTGCGCCAGCGACTCGCTCGCGCTCGGCGCCCTCCAGGCGGTCCGCGCACCCGGTGGCTGGCCGATCGGCACCGGGGGAGGACCGGAGGTCGCCATCACCGGCTTCGACGACACCCCGGTGGCCCAGGCCATCGGGCTGACCAGTGTCAGCCAGCCGCTGGCCCCGGCCGCCGCCTGCTGCATGGACCTGCTCACCGACGTACTCGACGGTGGGCGGCGGGGCGCGGCCGACGGGCGGCACCGCACCGACCCGAGCCTGGACGGCGGGGCGGTGCGGACCGGCGGCAGCCCCACCGGGCCGGGGCAGGTGCTGTTGCGACCGTCCCTGGTGGTGCGGCAGAGCGGCTGA
- a CDS encoding DUF2752 domain-containing protein has product MTSVGESRSDEFGPVATGSQVPADEPAAAAPSGQPAAVPSEQPAVASGQPAVVPSGQPAVAQSEAPAGGWPPAGYPGPWPPADGSVPAVYLVPPYQMPEPDRLTRLVNRIQARSPRWAAPVAALACMAGAVGYTLFTDPAHSAPDAAPSCILKLTTGLDCPGCGGTRAFWYLLHGDLPAAARHHLMFVFAVPFLLYIYLAWTGRQVFGWRLPQLEITPKMIGIFLAAWAAFSVLRNLPWAPFDYLYV; this is encoded by the coding sequence ATGACGAGCGTGGGCGAGAGCCGGTCGGACGAGTTCGGCCCGGTGGCGACCGGATCGCAGGTGCCGGCGGACGAGCCGGCTGCCGCCGCACCGTCGGGGCAACCCGCCGCCGTGCCATCGGAGCAACCCGCCGTGGCATCGGGGCAACCCGCCGTCGTGCCGTCGGGGCAACCCGCCGTCGCACAGTCGGAAGCACCGGCCGGTGGTTGGCCGCCGGCCGGATATCCCGGGCCCTGGCCGCCCGCGGACGGATCGGTGCCGGCCGTCTACCTGGTGCCGCCCTACCAGATGCCCGAGCCCGATCGGCTGACCCGACTCGTCAACCGGATCCAGGCCCGGTCACCCCGCTGGGCGGCGCCGGTGGCCGCGCTCGCCTGCATGGCCGGCGCGGTCGGCTACACCCTCTTCACCGACCCGGCCCACAGCGCCCCCGACGCGGCACCGTCGTGCATCCTCAAGCTCACCACCGGGCTGGACTGTCCGGGCTGCGGCGGCACCCGGGCCTTCTGGTACCTCCTGCACGGCGACCTGCCGGCAGCCGCCCGGCACCACCTGATGTTCGTCTTCGCGGTGCCGTTCCTCCTCTACATCTATCTGGCCTGGACCGGCCGGCAGGTGTTCGGCTGGCGGCTGCCGCAGTTGGAGATCACGCCGAAGATGATCGGCATCTTCCTCGCCGCCTGGGCGGCCTTCTCGGTGCTGCGGAACCTGCCCTGGGCACCCTTCGACTACCTGTACGTCTGA
- a CDS encoding GNAT family N-acetyltransferase: protein MSLGYVRPARPEDAGEIARIQLATWRVAYRRMLPKHVLDNLDEDWLGRRWSAAVETPPDERHRVLVAVEQAEQSYLVGFAASGPPDEQALAPDEPASSLGPNVVAVTDLLVEPRWGRRGHGSRLLAAAVDLWRADGFDTAVAWAFDGDEATRKFLGGAGWEPDGAARALDVDDLLVPQLRLHVSIAADPTADPATQPSAGPSTDPADH, encoded by the coding sequence ATGAGTCTCGGGTACGTCCGCCCGGCGCGTCCCGAGGACGCCGGCGAGATCGCGCGCATCCAACTCGCGACCTGGCGGGTCGCGTACCGACGGATGCTACCGAAGCACGTGCTCGACAACCTGGACGAGGACTGGCTCGGTCGCCGGTGGAGTGCGGCGGTCGAGACGCCACCGGACGAACGGCACCGGGTCCTGGTCGCCGTCGAGCAGGCCGAACAATCGTATCTGGTGGGATTTGCGGCATCTGGACCGCCCGACGAACAGGCCCTGGCCCCGGACGAGCCGGCCAGCTCGCTCGGCCCGAACGTCGTCGCGGTGACCGACCTGCTGGTCGAGCCGCGCTGGGGTCGACGCGGGCACGGCAGCCGGCTGCTCGCCGCCGCCGTCGACCTGTGGCGCGCCGACGGTTTCGACACGGCGGTGGCCTGGGCCTTCGACGGTGACGAGGCGACCCGCAAGTTCCTCGGCGGCGCCGGCTGGGAGCCGGACGGTGCCGCCCGGGCACTCGACGTCGACGACCTGCTGGTACCCCAGCTCCGGTTGCACGTCTCGATCGCGGCCGACCCGACCGCCGACCCGGCCACGCAGCCGTCGGCCGGGCCCAGCACGGACCCGGCCGACCACTGA
- a CDS encoding winged helix-turn-helix domain-containing protein, whose amino-acid sequence MAALESLSLAQARRIALAAQGFADPMPAGVPTRRHLRRVLDRIGLLQMDSVNVLQRAHYLPLYSRLGPYPTDLLDRAAYRRPRDLFEYWGHEASLLPVDLHPALRWRMAGAHSDAWGGMRRIAVEQPELVARVLDEVRANGPLTAAEIEHDAPRDKSNWGWNWSVVKQACEFLFWAGELMAGSRNTSFARVYDVPERVLPPAVLATPTPATPDAYRRLVGISARALGVAAEPELRDYFRLPVAAARVAIAELVEAGELLPVEVRGWRLPAYLHAQARLPRWIRASTLVSPFDPLIWERARTERLFGFTYRIEIYVPAPQRLYGYYVLPFLLGDRFVARVDLKADRKAGVLLIPAAWSEPGTDPVETARALAVELHRLAGWLGLDAVAAPEGGDLAGPLTAALASVLAVR is encoded by the coding sequence ATGGCCGCACTTGAATCATTGTCCCTGGCCCAGGCCCGGCGGATCGCGCTCGCCGCCCAGGGGTTCGCCGACCCGATGCCGGCCGGGGTGCCGACCCGTCGCCACCTCCGCCGGGTGCTCGACCGGATCGGCCTGCTCCAGATGGACTCGGTCAATGTGCTCCAGCGGGCGCACTACCTGCCGCTCTACAGCCGGCTCGGGCCCTATCCGACCGACCTGCTCGACCGGGCGGCCTACCGGCGCCCCCGCGACCTGTTCGAATACTGGGGCCACGAGGCGTCGCTGCTTCCGGTCGACCTCCATCCGGCGCTGCGCTGGCGGATGGCGGGCGCGCACTCCGACGCCTGGGGCGGGATGCGCCGGATCGCCGTCGAGCAGCCCGAACTGGTCGCCCGGGTGCTCGACGAGGTACGCGCGAACGGCCCGCTGACCGCCGCCGAGATCGAGCACGACGCGCCGCGCGACAAGAGCAACTGGGGCTGGAACTGGTCGGTGGTCAAGCAGGCCTGCGAGTTCCTCTTCTGGGCCGGTGAGCTGATGGCGGGCTCCCGGAACACCTCCTTCGCCCGGGTCTACGACGTACCGGAGCGGGTGCTGCCGCCGGCCGTGCTGGCCACTCCGACCCCGGCGACGCCGGACGCGTACCGCCGGCTGGTCGGGATCTCGGCCAGGGCGCTGGGAGTGGCGGCCGAGCCCGAACTGCGGGACTACTTCCGGCTGCCGGTCGCCGCGGCCCGGGTCGCGATCGCCGAGCTGGTGGAGGCGGGCGAGCTGCTGCCGGTCGAGGTGCGGGGCTGGCGGCTGCCGGCGTACCTGCACGCGCAGGCCCGGCTGCCCCGCTGGATCAGGGCCAGCACCCTGGTCAGCCCCTTCGACCCGCTGATCTGGGAGCGGGCCCGGACGGAACGGCTCTTCGGGTTCACCTACCGGATCGAGATCTACGTTCCGGCGCCGCAGCGGCTCTACGGCTACTACGTACTGCCGTTCCTGCTAGGGGACAGGTTCGTGGCCCGGGTCGACCTGAAGGCCGACCGCAAGGCCGGCGTACTGCTGATTCCGGCCGCCTGGTCCGAGCCCGGCACCGACCCGGTCGAGACCGCGCGGGCGCTCGCCGTCGAGCTTCACCGGCTCGCGGGCTGGCTCGGGCTGGACGCGGTGGCGGCGCCCGAGGGGGGCGACCTCGCCGGGCCGCTCACCGCCGCACTCGCCAGCGTGCTCGCGGTACGGTGA
- a CDS encoding amylo-alpha-1,6-glucosidase, whose product MADQHLQPLLHELVGVVLAPTSALTDPDGQLRPAGVQGVFHADARVLRQAELRIDGREPEAIGNAPDGPHGARFVSLARWLGDPGPDPTVRIDRIRRAVPRGLTEEIHVVSTATDPVRATVTLRLGCDLAPIETVKSGIPVSPLDAKSGQPDQLSWTAEGITVTVTGDGAGAHTGIETGPPASPTDAAPDPGPAAATLSWSIDLPPRGRTVLRWRLLVDDPRAVVVTPPREPAWSRPEVVADDPRLARLLDRSLDDLRALRLAEADTPHEVFLGAGVPWFLTLFGRDSLWAARMLLPLGTDLAASTLRVLARRQGSRIDVRSGEAPGKIMHELRRHEFVAAGNGLRLPAAYYGTIDATLLWVSLLHDAWRWGLADEEIIPLLPHLEAALGWLAEHADPDGDGFVEYLDGSGQGLANQGWKDSHDSVRFRDGSLARPPIALAEVQGYAHRAALDGAALLDAFDRPGGGRWREYAAALADRFRARFWVDGPLGAHPALALDRDNRPVDSLTSNLGHLLGTGLLSGAESAQVADLLAGPALAGGFGLRTMSTEDTGFSPLSYHCGSIWAHDTAIVIGGLAAEGFASQATRLADGLLGAAEAFDYRLPELYGGDDRETLGRPLPYPAACRPQAWSAAAAVVLLHAAVGLYPDVPAGRIELRPLSTMPFGAITARRLRVAGNPVDVTVDHSGTATLTR is encoded by the coding sequence GTGGCCGACCAGCACCTGCAACCGCTGCTGCACGAACTCGTGGGAGTCGTCCTGGCTCCGACCAGCGCGTTGACCGACCCGGACGGCCAACTGAGACCCGCCGGCGTACAGGGGGTCTTCCACGCCGACGCCCGGGTGCTCCGCCAGGCCGAGCTCCGGATCGACGGCCGGGAACCGGAGGCGATCGGCAACGCTCCGGACGGCCCGCACGGCGCCCGGTTCGTCTCCCTCGCCCGCTGGCTCGGCGACCCCGGCCCCGACCCGACCGTGCGGATCGACCGGATCCGGCGGGCCGTCCCGCGTGGACTCACCGAGGAGATCCACGTGGTCTCGACCGCCACCGACCCGGTACGGGCCACCGTGACCCTCCGGCTCGGCTGTGACCTGGCACCGATCGAGACGGTGAAGTCGGGTATCCCGGTCAGCCCGCTGGACGCCAAGAGCGGCCAGCCCGACCAACTGAGCTGGACCGCCGAGGGGATCACCGTCACGGTCACCGGAGACGGCGCTGGTGCGCACACCGGGATCGAGACCGGTCCGCCGGCCAGCCCGACCGACGCCGCACCGGACCCCGGGCCGGCCGCCGCGACGCTCTCCTGGTCGATCGACCTGCCGCCGCGCGGCCGGACCGTGCTGCGCTGGCGCCTGCTCGTCGACGACCCCCGGGCGGTGGTGGTGACGCCGCCCCGGGAGCCCGCCTGGTCCCGGCCCGAGGTGGTGGCGGACGACCCACGACTGGCCCGGCTGCTCGACCGCTCCCTGGACGACCTCCGCGCGCTCCGGCTCGCCGAGGCCGACACGCCACACGAGGTGTTCCTCGGTGCCGGAGTGCCGTGGTTCCTCACCCTGTTCGGCCGGGACAGCCTCTGGGCGGCCAGGATGCTGCTGCCGCTCGGCACCGACCTCGCCGCCAGCACGCTGCGGGTACTGGCCCGGCGGCAGGGCAGCCGGATCGACGTACGGTCCGGCGAGGCGCCCGGGAAGATCATGCACGAGCTGCGCCGGCACGAATTCGTCGCGGCCGGCAACGGCCTGCGGCTGCCCGCCGCCTACTACGGCACGATCGACGCGACCCTGCTCTGGGTGAGCCTGCTGCACGACGCCTGGCGCTGGGGACTCGCCGACGAGGAGATCATCCCGCTGCTGCCGCACCTGGAGGCCGCGCTGGGCTGGCTGGCCGAACACGCCGACCCGGACGGCGACGGCTTCGTCGAATACCTCGACGGCAGCGGACAGGGGCTGGCCAACCAGGGCTGGAAGGACTCGCACGACTCGGTCCGGTTCCGCGACGGCAGCCTCGCCCGGCCGCCCATCGCACTGGCCGAGGTGCAGGGCTACGCCCACCGCGCGGCGCTGGACGGTGCGGCGCTGCTCGACGCGTTCGACCGGCCCGGCGGCGGGCGTTGGCGGGAGTACGCCGCCGCACTCGCCGACCGCTTCCGGGCCCGGTTCTGGGTGGACGGCCCCCTCGGCGCCCATCCCGCCCTGGCGCTGGACCGGGACAACCGACCCGTCGACTCGCTCACCAGCAACCTGGGCCATCTGCTCGGCACCGGACTGCTCTCCGGCGCCGAGTCGGCCCAGGTCGCCGACCTGCTCGCCGGGCCCGCCCTGGCCGGCGGATTCGGGCTGCGCACGATGTCGACCGAGGACACCGGCTTCAGCCCGCTGTCGTACCACTGTGGATCGATCTGGGCCCACGACACCGCGATCGTGATCGGTGGACTGGCCGCGGAGGGCTTCGCCAGCCAGGCCACCCGGCTCGCCGACGGGCTGCTCGGCGCGGCGGAGGCGTTCGACTACCGGCTGCCCGAACTGTACGGCGGGGACGACCGGGAGACGCTGGGCCGGCCGCTGCCGTACCCCGCCGCGTGCCGCCCACAGGCCTGGTCCGCCGCCGCCGCCGTGGTCCTACTGCACGCGGCGGTGGGCCTCTATCCCGACGTACCGGCCGGCCGGATCGAACTCCGACCGCTCTCCACCATGCCCTTCGGCGCGATCACCGCCCGACGGCTCCGGGTCGCCGGAAACCCGGTCGACGTCACCGTCGACCACTCCGGCACCGCCACCCTCACCCGGTGA